The following proteins come from a genomic window of Desulfuromonadaceae bacterium:
- a CDS encoding PAS domain S-box protein → MKRTLEKRILLFAIMVLLVAIAINTGLNVEGFRRDYRDGIILRCQSLAQGLQQSLEKVLSLGVHIEDIEGLDVKCKTLVDNDPDIVYCYIENNVGELFYSNDQSLDSLKKFHYLFALTETMAVLQHPEWGKVYDVSQAVFDANKSVAGRIRIGFPDEVLVQRTVKALIRAFYILAIALIVVVCVVVLFVKRDIISPISRLCVVAREIADGNFRIKVPEMTTRDFSELAHVIQEMSESLQSRDDKISESYLQLETTNQELLVSYEHQARISNELSRSRAMYRSLLEDASDSIVVVDDMDRIVLVNKAAERFFRVQRHVAEGMNFYSFLQMLGVKDIEEQHRLFQQVLGGEPIESELHYTRDEDGAQVVGWLYGSTVFGGEGERMVQAIIRDVTLEREIKANLEKSAAELRRLNEMKDSFLGVASHELKTPLTVINGYVELILDEMADHLDDEIKPLIRHIADAGDRLAAIVRDMVDVTLIDDSNLTLRKVRTDINALARNVGDSLALFLGKRSQQLQLILADDLPMVTCDPDRIVQALNNLVINAIKFTPDDGRITIATKVRSTLREPFAGSADPDVITLGSEPARYLEIVVSDSGIGISEQDQLHIFEKFYEAGKIEEHFTGQITFKGKGTGLGLTIVKGIVDMHDGEVWVESPGCNTETFPGSAFHILLPLDSPQSMAVN, encoded by the coding sequence ATGAAAAGAACCCTGGAAAAGCGTATTCTGCTTTTCGCAATCATGGTCCTGCTTGTCGCTATTGCGATCAATACGGGACTGAATGTAGAGGGATTTCGGCGCGATTATCGTGACGGTATTATCTTGCGCTGTCAAAGTCTTGCGCAGGGCTTGCAGCAATCTCTGGAAAAAGTCCTTTCTTTAGGTGTTCACATTGAAGATATTGAAGGGCTCGATGTCAAGTGCAAGACGCTGGTTGATAACGATCCGGATATCGTTTATTGCTATATCGAAAACAACGTCGGCGAACTTTTTTATTCCAACGATCAATCCCTTGATTCCCTGAAAAAATTTCACTACCTCTTCGCCCTGACTGAGACGATGGCGGTCTTGCAACATCCAGAGTGGGGGAAAGTCTATGATGTCTCCCAGGCGGTTTTTGATGCCAACAAATCTGTCGCCGGGCGGATCAGAATTGGTTTCCCTGACGAAGTCCTGGTTCAACGCACGGTCAAGGCGCTGATCCGCGCATTTTATATTCTCGCTATTGCATTGATTGTCGTCGTTTGTGTCGTTGTTTTGTTTGTTAAACGCGACATTATCAGTCCGATCAGTCGCCTCTGCGTGGTGGCCCGTGAAATTGCCGACGGAAATTTCCGGATCAAGGTGCCCGAGATGACCACCCGTGATTTTTCCGAACTGGCACACGTCATTCAGGAAATGTCTGAATCGTTACAGAGTCGCGATGATAAAATTTCTGAAAGTTACTTACAACTGGAAACAACCAATCAGGAGCTTTTGGTCAGTTATGAACATCAGGCACGGATCAGCAACGAATTATCACGCAGTCGCGCGATGTATCGTTCCTTGCTGGAAGATGCCAGTGATTCAATCGTTGTCGTTGATGATATGGACCGGATAGTTCTGGTCAACAAGGCGGCGGAACGATTTTTTCGGGTTCAGCGGCATGTCGCCGAAGGAATGAATTTTTATTCGTTTCTGCAGATGTTGGGGGTAAAGGATATTGAGGAGCAGCACCGTCTTTTTCAACAGGTCCTTGGCGGAGAACCGATTGAGAGTGAATTGCATTATACCAGGGACGAGGACGGTGCGCAGGTCGTTGGCTGGCTCTATGGCTCAACGGTATTCGGCGGGGAGGGGGAACGGATGGTGCAGGCGATTATCCGTGATGTTACACTCGAACGCGAGATCAAGGCAAATCTGGAAAAGAGCGCTGCCGAATTAAGGCGGCTCAATGAAATGAAGGATTCATTTTTGGGAGTGGCTTCTCATGAACTGAAGACCCCATTAACAGTGATAAACGGTTATGTTGAATTGATTCTCGACGAGATGGCGGATCATCTTGACGACGAAATCAAACCATTGATCCGCCATATTGCTGACGCCGGTGACCGGCTTGCGGCAATTGTACGTGACATGGTTGATGTGACCCTGATTGACGACAGTAATCTGACGTTGCGCAAGGTTAGGACCGATATCAATGCCCTGGCCAGGAATGTTGGCGATTCTCTTGCTCTCTTTCTTGGCAAGCGCAGTCAGCAACTTCAACTGATCCTGGCTGATGATTTGCCGATGGTGACCTGCGACCCTGATCGAATCGTTCAGGCACTCAATAACCTGGTAATCAACGCCATCAAGTTTACCCCCGATGATGGCCGGATAACGATTGCCACCAAGGTGCGCAGTACGCTGCGTGAACCTTTCGCCGGATCCGCTGACCCTGACGTGATCACCCTCGGCAGTGAACCGGCGCGGTATCTGGAAATCGTTGTTTCCGATTCCGGAATTGGCATCTCTGAGCAGGATCAGTTGCACATCTTTGAAAAATTTTATGAAGCAGGCAAGATTGAGGAACATTTTACCGGACAGATCACTTTCAAGGGGAAAGGGACTGGACTGGGGCTGACGATCGTCAAAGGGATCGTTGATATGCATGACGGCGAAGTCTGGGTTGAGAGCCCCGGTTGTAATACTGAAACCTTTCCTGGTAGTGCTTTTCATATCCTTCTGCCGCTTGATTCACCGCAGTCAATGGCGGTCAATTGA
- a CDS encoding peptidoglycan DD-metalloendopeptidase family protein, protein MRLLIVGFSFLLLVACTIAPKGVWHTVAEGQTLYRISRDYGINEIYLARINGINDPKRLQPGERIFIPGKTNVKNVPATDLRPASKEAYKKPSSFSSTENETRKNAVVPASAGKFAWPLKGEVIRKFGSGVKSQSKGIEISAPPETPVHAAASGRVIYSGDGIKGFGNLIILKHGDAFYSVYGFNQKNLVQVGTMVEQGMPIALSGAAPGGGEPKLHFEIRQGKKAVDPLSHLP, encoded by the coding sequence ATGCGTTTGCTGATTGTCGGATTCAGTTTTTTGTTGCTCGTTGCCTGCACGATTGCCCCGAAAGGGGTGTGGCACACCGTTGCGGAGGGGCAAACCCTCTATCGCATCAGTCGTGACTACGGGATTAACGAAATTTATCTGGCACGGATCAATGGTATTAACGATCCCAAACGGTTGCAGCCTGGGGAACGAATATTCATCCCCGGAAAGACGAATGTCAAAAATGTTCCGGCAACCGATCTCCGACCAGCGTCGAAAGAAGCATACAAAAAACCCTCTTCGTTTTCTTCCACAGAAAATGAAACAAGGAAGAATGCAGTTGTCCCCGCATCTGCGGGAAAATTTGCCTGGCCGCTCAAGGGGGAAGTAATCCGAAAATTCGGCTCCGGCGTAAAGTCCCAGAGTAAGGGCATTGAAATTTCAGCACCCCCCGAAACGCCGGTCCATGCTGCTGCTTCGGGGCGGGTGATTTACAGTGGTGATGGTATCAAGGGATTCGGTAATCTGATCATCCTGAAACATGGCGACGCTTTTTATTCAGTCTACGGGTTTAATCAGAAAAACCTGGTTCAGGTCGGTACGATGGTTGAACAGGGAATGCCCATTGCTCTCTCCGGCGCGGCGCCAGGTGGAGGAGAACCAAAACTGCACTTTGAGATCAGACAGGGGAAAAAGGCGGTTGATCCGCTGTCTCACTTACCGTGA
- a CDS encoding sigma-70 family RNA polymerase sigma factor: protein MNRNKSDEEAELLIDEEPQTSSSDEDDDTDDSEDEKVVDSVEEDHSVDAIKLYLKEIQKTNLLTAEEERELARGIAAGDMAARDRMIESNLRLVVKIAKRYMNRGLPFLDLIEEGNIGLIKAVERFKLSKECRFSTYATWWIRQSIERALVNQSRTIRLPVHVSDDINKFIKINRELVHSLNREPEIEETAEMMGVEPTYIRRLMVLVKKTYSIEHPMGENNDYSLIDTIEDTSLINPATLLEDVDKFAHVSRWLDSLQDNEREILSLRFGLEDREPETLDTIGRRFGVTRERIRQIEAKSLEKLRKIVAESNADGTQ, encoded by the coding sequence ATGAATCGTAATAAGTCAGACGAGGAAGCTGAACTGCTTATTGATGAAGAGCCCCAGACATCATCCTCTGATGAGGACGATGACACTGACGACAGCGAGGACGAAAAGGTCGTTGACAGTGTGGAGGAGGATCATTCGGTCGATGCCATCAAACTCTATCTGAAAGAGATTCAGAAGACCAATTTATTGACTGCGGAAGAAGAGCGGGAACTTGCTCGTGGTATCGCTGCCGGAGATATGGCTGCGCGTGATCGCATGATCGAATCGAATCTGCGGTTGGTGGTGAAAATCGCCAAGCGCTACATGAACCGTGGGTTACCCTTTCTTGATTTGATTGAAGAGGGGAACATCGGTCTGATCAAGGCGGTCGAGCGCTTTAAATTGAGCAAAGAATGTCGTTTTTCGACGTATGCGACCTGGTGGATCCGCCAATCGATTGAACGTGCACTGGTTAATCAGAGTCGCACCATTCGTCTTCCGGTGCATGTTTCTGATGACATTAACAAATTTATTAAAATCAATCGCGAGCTGGTGCACAGCCTGAATCGTGAACCTGAGATTGAAGAGACCGCAGAAATGATGGGGGTCGAGCCGACATATATTCGACGCTTAATGGTGCTGGTCAAGAAAACCTATTCGATTGAACACCCAATGGGTGAAAATAACGATTACAGCCTGATCGATACGATTGAGGACACCTCATTGATCAATCCCGCTACGTTACTGGAAGATGTCGATAAATTTGCTCATGTCAGCCGCTGGCTCGATTCATTGCAGGACAACGAGCGGGAAATCCTTTCATTACGTTTTGGACTCGAAGACCGGGAGCCGGAGACGCTTGATACGATCGGTCGCCGCTTTGGGGTGACCCGTGAACGAATTCGTCAGATTGAGGCCAAGAGTCTGGAAAAATTGAGAAAAATTGTCGCCGAGAGCAACGCTGACGGGACCCAATAA
- a CDS encoding protein-L-isoaspartate(D-aspartate) O-methyltransferase, with protein MSNNFSVARRLMVDQQLRLRGISDPLVIAAMLSVPRHLFVEEAFQSRAYSDAPLPIGSKQTISQPFMVAFMTAALELQGTEKVLEIGTGSGYQAAVLATIVDQVFTVERLPELARRARRILDLVGAARVNLKVSDGTFGWEEQQPFDAIMVTAGSPETPRHLLDQLKIGGRLVIPVGDQIDQLLKRYRRTDNATFTEETLLGCRFVPLIGRYGWSESDYS; from the coding sequence ATGAGTAATAACTTCAGTGTCGCCCGTCGTTTGATGGTCGATCAGCAGCTTCGTCTCCGCGGTATCAGTGATCCGTTGGTCATCGCGGCGATGTTGTCGGTGCCGCGCCATCTTTTTGTTGAAGAAGCTTTTCAGTCCCGTGCCTACAGCGATGCTCCGCTGCCGATCGGTTCCAAACAGACCATTTCGCAACCCTTTATGGTTGCCTTCATGACTGCCGCGCTAGAATTGCAGGGCACTGAAAAAGTTCTCGAAATTGGTACGGGCTCCGGCTATCAGGCAGCGGTTCTGGCGACAATCGTCGATCAGGTCTTCACTGTCGAAAGGCTTCCCGAACTGGCCCGCCGCGCCCGCCGCATTCTCGACCTGGTCGGTGCTGCACGGGTCAATCTCAAGGTCAGTGATGGAACGTTCGGCTGGGAGGAACAGCAGCCCTTTGATGCGATTATGGTCACTGCGGGATCCCCCGAGACCCCGCGCCATCTGCTTGATCAGCTCAAAATTGGCGGTCGACTGGTCATTCCTGTTGGTGATCAAATCGATCAACTACTCAAACGGTATCGACGTACGGATAATGCTACGTTTACCGAAGAAACGTTACTCGGTTGTCGTTTTGTGCCGCTGATTGGTCGCTATGGCTGGTCTGAAAGTGATTACTCTTGA
- a CDS encoding DedA family protein, whose protein sequence is MKYLRGLYNWVLSWAETAYAVPALFFLAFAESSFFPVPPDVLMLALCLSLPHRSWYYAAVTSVGSVLGGIGGYVIGFALWHLVSGWFFSYIPGFDREVFSQVQEYFTRYNFWVVFAAGFSPIPYKVITIGAGVFNVNFPIFLVASAVSRSLRFFLVAGLIRRFGAPMRALIDRYFNLLSLVFVVLLIGGFVVIKYLLH, encoded by the coding sequence TTGAAATACTTGCGTGGTCTTTATAACTGGGTGCTCTCCTGGGCGGAAACCGCTTATGCGGTCCCCGCACTCTTTTTTCTGGCCTTTGCGGAATCGTCCTTTTTCCCGGTCCCCCCGGATGTCCTGATGCTGGCCCTTTGCCTGTCTTTGCCGCACCGTTCATGGTATTATGCCGCGGTGACCAGTGTCGGGTCAGTCCTCGGTGGTATTGGCGGATATGTGATTGGTTTTGCGCTCTGGCATCTGGTGTCCGGCTGGTTCTTCAGCTATATCCCCGGCTTTGATCGTGAGGTGTTCTCCCAGGTTCAGGAATATTTCACGCGTTATAACTTCTGGGTTGTTTTTGCTGCCGGATTCTCACCGATCCCCTATAAGGTGATTACTATCGGTGCCGGTGTTTTCAACGTCAATTTCCCGATTTTTCTCGTTGCTTCGGCGGTCAGCCGGTCACTGCGGTTTTTTCTTGTTGCCGGTTTGATTCGTCGTTTCGGGGCACCGATGCGTGCATTGATCGATCGTTATTTCAATTTATTGTCATTGGTTTTTGTTGTCCTGCTGATCGGCGGATTTGTTGTGATCAAATATCTACTGCATTGA
- a CDS encoding MBL fold metallo-hydrolase translates to MHICLLASGSKGNSVYIESGTTRLLIDVGLSAREITARLNHIGVDAADLTAVLISHEHRDHCRGLGPLARRFNLDVFIHPETLAALPSPGRLERLHEFHDQCFTIGDCRVEPFRTTHDAVAPVGFIIDTPAGRVGIATDLGIATRLVSDRLRQCRALILEFNHDLDMLRDGPYPWPLKQRVSSRHGHLSNAASAALLAELLWEGLETVFLAHLSETNNCAQLAESAARSILPGAHQVTLIVGTQHVPTACVTLERDCIEVSNG, encoded by the coding sequence TTGCATATCTGTTTACTGGCCAGTGGAAGCAAGGGAAATTCCGTTTACATTGAGAGCGGAACAACGCGTTTGCTGATCGATGTCGGCCTGTCCGCCAGAGAAATTACCGCCAGATTAAACCATATCGGAGTCGATGCAGCGGATTTGACAGCGGTTCTGATTTCCCATGAGCACCGGGATCATTGTCGTGGGCTTGGCCCACTGGCGCGCCGCTTCAATCTGGACGTGTTCATTCACCCGGAAACGCTGGCAGCGCTGCCGAGCCCTGGTCGGCTTGAGCGGCTGCATGAATTTCATGATCAGTGCTTTACGATAGGTGATTGTCGGGTCGAACCATTTCGGACGACTCACGACGCCGTTGCTCCGGTCGGATTTATTATTGATACCCCCGCTGGTCGAGTCGGCATCGCGACCGATCTTGGCATCGCGACGCGTCTGGTGAGTGATCGTCTCCGCCAATGCCGCGCATTAATACTTGAGTTCAATCACGATCTTGATATGCTCCGCGACGGTCCTTATCCGTGGCCGTTGAAGCAACGTGTCAGCAGCCGCCACGGCCATTTGTCGAACGCCGCTTCCGCCGCGCTGCTTGCCGAATTGCTCTGGGAGGGGCTGGAAACGGTTTTCCTGGCACATCTGAGCGAAACAAACAATTGCGCACAATTGGCCGAATCGGCCGCACGGTCGATCCTGCCTGGCGCACATCAGGTCACGTTGATCGTTGGAACGCAGCATGTTCCGACCGCCTGTGTCACCCTGGAGCGCGATTGCATCGAGGTGAGTAATGGCTGA
- a CDS encoding adenine phosphoribosyltransferase gives MDELKSIIRDIPDFPKKGIVFKDITTLLNDSRSFHRMIDLIAHRYVGMRIDQIVGIEARGFILGAALAYKLGAGITLVRKPGKLPSKTISKTYDLEYGTDTLEIHADAFKPGDRIIIADDLLATGGTVAAVVDLVGELGVEIVECAFMAELEFLDGRKRLPDGKVFSLLKF, from the coding sequence ATGGATGAATTAAAAAGTATTATCCGCGATATCCCCGATTTTCCAAAAAAAGGGATTGTTTTTAAGGACATTACGACACTGCTGAATGATAGTCGCAGCTTCCACCGGATGATCGATCTGATTGCTCATCGCTATGTCGGGATGAGGATCGACCAGATCGTCGGCATTGAAGCGCGCGGATTCATTCTTGGTGCCGCGTTGGCCTATAAACTCGGTGCCGGCATCACTCTGGTGCGCAAGCCAGGCAAATTGCCATCCAAAACGATCAGTAAAACCTACGACCTTGAATACGGTACCGATACATTGGAAATTCACGCCGATGCGTTCAAACCGGGCGACCGGATCATCATCGCTGATGACCTGCTGGCCACCGGAGGGACGGTGGCGGCGGTGGTTGATCTGGTCGGTGAACTGGGCGTCGAGATTGTCGAATGTGCATTTATGGCCGAGCTGGAGTTTCTTGACGGACGCAAGCGTCTGCCTGATGGTAAAGTCTTCAGCCTGTTGAAATTTTGA